CGCGCAGCAGACAGTTGGTTTTTGGTTTAAACCTTAATTTTTAATTTAAAACTTATCAGCAATGAAACATAAAATAATTATAGCAGGACTAATTATTGCGGGCCTTTTTAGCTCTTGCCAGGAAGACTATCTTGATGCTCCCGCAAAATCAACACTAGATGAAGCATTGATTTTTTCTGACCCCGGAATGGCCAAAAGTGCAGTTGATGGAATTAAAATACCATTTGGAGATCAGAATGGACATCGTGGAAGATTCCTTTCGTATTACGGATTCAATACAGATGTAGAGTGGTTCAATTCTTCAGAATCAACTTCTGATGATAAACCGGCATTGAGTGTTTATGATGCGAAATCTACTAATAGTCAAATGGATTTTGATGCACCGCCTACGGGAGGTGGTAATCCATGGACTTCTATGTATTCAGGAATTGAGCGTGCTAATATTTGTATTAGAGGTTTGCGTCAGTATGGAGATCCAAGGCCGGGAACAGAGTTGGGATATCTTTTGGGAGAAGCCTTAACACTACGCGCCATTTATTATGCCGATTTAACAAAAGCTCATGGAGATGTTCCAGCACGCTTTGAACCAGTAACTTCTGCGACTATTTATTTGCCAAAATCAAATCGTGATGTAATCTACAAACAGATTATTAGTGATTTGGGCGAGGCTGCTACATTGGTTCCGTGGCCAAATGAAACTACTGCAACAAGTAGTGTAGAAAGAGTAAATAAAGCGTTTGTAAAAGGATTACGTGCTCGTTTGGCATTGGTAGCATCGGGATTTCAGCAATATCCTGATGGAGTTAGAAGAAGTAGTGACCCTGAATTATCAGTTGCCAATATGTATGCACTGGCATTGGCAGAAACGCGTTCTGTTATTGCAAGTGGAACGGCTCATTTAGAAACTACATTTGAAACATTGTGGAAAAAGTACAATCAGGAAAATATACAAGCAGGTGGAGAATCTTTATGGGAAATTCCTTTTGGAGATGGTAGAGGAAGAATGTTATTCAGCTTTGCAGTTAAACAT
The sequence above is drawn from the Flavobacterium sp. N2038 genome and encodes:
- a CDS encoding RagB/SusD family nutrient uptake outer membrane protein; this translates as MKHKIIIAGLIIAGLFSSCQEDYLDAPAKSTLDEALIFSDPGMAKSAVDGIKIPFGDQNGHRGRFLSYYGFNTDVEWFNSSESTSDDKPALSVYDAKSTNSQMDFDAPPTGGGNPWTSMYSGIERANICIRGLRQYGDPRPGTELGYLLGEALTLRAIYYADLTKAHGDVPARFEPVTSATIYLPKSNRDVIYKQIISDLGEAATLVPWPNETTATSSVERVNKAFVKGLRARLALVASGFQQYPDGVRRSSDPELSVANMYALALAETRSVIASGTAHLETTFETLWKKYNQENIQAGGESLWEIPFGDGRGRMLFSFAVKHAANDQFHANGNNRGGTAGPLPFIFYDYDQQDTRRDVTCVPYTYGTPVNGIAKQELAVINKWCFGKYRYEWMTRRVTSDNDDGVNKIYMRYAEVLLIAAETANELEGPGAAAPYLKEIRRRAFPAASHGEKVDNYVGQLTSKEAMFNAIVNENKYEFTGEMERKQALIRWNLLKIKLDEAKQKMFDLQSRSGDYATVPVNLYYKYKEDNQTLIIYGLNRGENTNPGVDYTFYVDSKGAGAWNVLTESKINSLYKLGVDPNTRQFWPIWQKVINASNGQLVNDYGY